GCGATGAGCTGCTGACCGTCAGCGTCGACGGGCAAACCCTGCACCTGCGTCTATTGGATTACATCGACGGCCAGCCCCTGACCCATTTGCCTCACCTGGGCCGCGATGTGATCGCAGGGTTCGGCGATTTGTGCGGGCGAATGAGCCTGGCGCTGGCAACGTTCACCCACCCCGGACTGGACCGCACCCTGCAGTGGGACCCACGCCACGCGCTCGAGCTGATCTCCCATCTAGTGACCACGCTGCCCGACCTCGCTCATCGCGCGGCACTTGAGCAGGTCGCCCGACAGGTCGAAGCGCATCTGCGCCCGTTGGCTGCACACTTGCCCTGGCAGGCCGTGCACATGGACATCACCGATGACAACGTGGTCTGGCAACGCGACGCGCAGCGACGCTGGCAAGTCCAGGGCGTGATTGATTTCGGCGACCTGGTGCACACCTGGCGCATCGCTGATCTGTCGGTGACGTGCGCAGCGCTGCTGCACCACGCCGATGGCGACCCTTTTGCCATCCTGCCGGCGATCCAGGCCTGTCACGCGGTAACGCCGTTGCAGCGCGAAGAGTTGCAGGTGCTGTGGCCGTTGATCGTCGCCCGTGCGGCGGTGTTGGTGCTGAGCAGTGAACAGCAGCAACGCCTGGACCCTGATAACGCCTACCTGTTGAAAAATGCCGAGCACGAGTGGGAGATCTTCCACGTCGCGACATCGGTGCCGTTCGAATTGATGGAAGCGGCGATCCTGAGTTGCGTCGGCGAAACGTTGCCAGCCTTGGCCAGCCAGGAGTTCGCCCCCTTGCTCCCGGGGCTGGTCGGGCGGGAGTTCGCGCTGATTGACCTGGGAGTGCTCAGCCCGCATTTCGAGGCGGGTAATTGGGAAACGCCTGGTATAGATCGGCGCCTGCTGGACGAAGCCGCGGCGGTGCATGGGCTGGCGGCCAGCCGGTATGGGCAATATCGGTTGTCGCGTACCCGCCCGGACAGCGGGGGCGAGCCGGATACTTTTGCCCTTCACGCCGAGTTACGCCTGCCCCATGGCACAGTGCTCGAAGCGCCTTTTGCGGGAACCCTGCGCGAAGGGGCTGACGGCTTGCTGTGCTTGTGCGCAGAGCGACTGAACCTGCGCCTATGGGGCGTGAAAACGCTGCTCAGCCCCGGAGCAGGGGTTGTGAAAGGGCAAATGCTGGGTGAGGTGCACGGGCCGTTGATCGTGCAGCTGTGCCGTGCCGACCTTGAGCCACCGCTGTTCTGTGTCCCCGCCAGGGCGCCGGCATGGCAGGCGTTGTGCCCGTCGCCGGCTGTGCTGCTCGGGCTGGCCTGCGATGCCGAGCCGGAGCTGGATCCCGAGGCCCTGCTGGCCCGGCGCGACGCCAGCTTCGCCCGCTCGCAGAAGCATTACTACGTCGACCCGCCCCGTATCGAGCGGGGCTGGCGCAATCACCTGATCGACATGCAAGGCCGCTCCTACCTGGACATGCTCAACAACGTGGCGGTGCTGGGCCACGGTCATCCACGCATGGCGGCGGTGGCAGCGCGGCAATGGTCGCTGCTCAACACCAATTCACGTTTTCATTACGCGGCGATTGCGGAATTTTCCGAACGCCTGCTGGCGCTCGCGCCAAAGGGCATGGACCGGGTGTTCCTGGTCAACAGTGGCACCGAAGCCAATGACCTGGCGATCCGCCTGGCCTGGGCCTACAGCGGTGGGCGCGACATGCTCAGTGTGCTGGAGGCCTATCACGGCTGGTCGGTGGCGGCGGACGCGGTGTCTACCTCGATTGCCGATAACCCCCAGGCGTTGAGCAGCCGCCCCGACTGGGTGCACCCGGTGATGGCGCCGAATACCTATCGAGGTGAGTTTCGCGGGCCAGACAGCGCGCCAGACTATGTAAGAAGCGTGGAACATAACCTGGCGAAAGTCGCCGCTAGCCAACGTCAACTGGCGGGATTCATCTGCGAACCGGTGTATGGCAATGCCGGTGGCATTTCGTTGCCGCCAGGCTATCTGCAGCAGGTCTATGGGCTGGTCCGCGCCCAGGGCGGTGTGTGTATCGCCGATGAGGTGCAGGTGGGTTATGGCCGCATGGGGCATTTTTTCTGGGGTTTTGAAGAGCAGGGCGTCGTGCCGGACATCATTACCATGGCCAAGGGTATGGGCAACGGCCAGCCTTTGGGTGCGGTGATCACCCGTCGAGCAATTGCCGAAGCCCTGGAAGCCGAGGGCTATTTCTTTTCGTCATCGGGCGGTAGCCCTGTCAGTTGCCGTATCGGCATAGCGGTGCTGGACGTGATGGAGGAAGAAGGGCTGTGGGAAAACGCCCAGGTGGTGGGCGGATACTTCAAGACACGCCTGCAAGCCTTGATCGAGCACCATCCGCTAGTCGGTGCGGTACACGGTTCCGGCTTCTATCTGGGGCTCGAGCTGGTACGTGACCGGCAAACCCTGGAGCCCGCGACGCAGGAAACTGCGCTGTTATGTGATCGTCTACGCGAATTGGGCGTGTTCATGCAGCCGACCGGCGACTACCTGAACATCCTCAAGATCAAGCCGCCGATGGTCACAACCCGGCGCAGTGTGGATTTCTTCGTCGACATGCTGTCGAAGGTGCTGAATGAGCAGCTGTAGTAAATCGATTGTTATCGGTTAACGTTCGTCATATTTATTTCCTGTTATCTTTAATCTCTATTAAAGCCGATATTTATCCATTATAAAGTCGGTTTTCACCTATTCGGAGCCTTGATCTTCATGACCACCCTGCACAGCACGCCACGCGCCGATGGCTTCCATATGCCCGCCGAATGGGCGCCACAGACCCAAACCTGGATGATCTGGCCCGAGCGTCCGGACAACTGGCGCCTGGGCGGCAAGCCGGCGCAGGCGGCCCATGTGGCGGTGGCCAAGGCCATCGCACGGTTTGAGCCTGTGACCGTCGCGGTTTCTGCCGGCCAGTACGAAAATGCCCGTAGCCGTCTGGATGTGCCGAATATCCGCGTGGTGGAAATGTCCAGCGACGACGCCTGGGTCCGAGACACCGGGCCGACCTTCGTGATCAACGACAGTGGCGAAGTACGCGGTGTGAACTGGGACTTCAACGCCTGGGGCGGTTTTGATGGCGGCCTGTATGCGCCGTGGAACCGTGACGCACAGGTGGGCGGCAAGATTCTGGAGATCGAGCGTGCATCGCGTTACCGCACCGAAGGTTTTGTGCTGGAGGGTGGTTCGATCCACGTCGACGGCGAGGGCACTCTGATTACCACCGAAGAGTGCCTGCTGAACCGCAATCGCAATCCGCACTTGGATCGTGCCGCCATCGAAGCGGTGCTCAGCGCCAATCTGGCGGTGGACAAGATCATCTGGCTGCCGGATGGCCTGTTCAACGACGAAACCGACGGCCATGTGGATAACTTCTGCTGCTATGTGCGTCCAGGTGAAGTGTTGCTGGCCTGGACCGATGACCCGCAAGACCCGAACTACTCGCGCTGCCACGCTGCCATGGACGTGCTGCAAAGCAGCACCGACGCCCAGGGCCGCTCGTTCACGGTGCATAAGATGCCCATCCCGGGGCCGCTCTATGCCACCGAAGAAGAATGTGCCGGTGTCGATCCGGTAGACGGCAGCCAGGAACGTAACCCGAGCGTGCGGTTGGCCGGTTCTTACGTCAATTTCCTGATCGTCAACGGCGGCATCATTGCGCCGAGCTTCGACGACCCGTTGGATCACCAGGCCAAGCAGATCCTTCAGAACCTGTTCCCACAACACGAAGTGGTGATGGTGCCAGGCCGCGAACTGTTACTGGGGGGCGGCAATATCCATTGCCTGACCCAACAGCAGCCAGCCCCGCAGAGAAATTGAGTGCGGTTGTAACAGCGCTTTGATGGCGAGCGAGCACTGCATGAGTGCAGTGCTCTAGGCAAGCCCGCGGCCCAGCACGGTCGCGGGCTTTTTTGTGCCTGAATGCCTGTGAGTACGGGATATTGGCATAGCTCTTGTATCGGCAAACAAACGACAGAGCGCCAAGGTGATGACTGCATGGTTCTGTCACAAACCTTGAGTAAGTTAGCCGCTCACGCAGCAGGAGAGAGCGCTGAAATGAACGCCGAAATCAACTCGATACACGCGCGCATGTTCCACCCGGTGCGGGTCGACGGCGACGCGATCCACGCGCTGGCGCTCTGGTTGAAGGAGAACGGCTCGCGACAGCTCAGGCAACAACCTGATTTGCTCAGCCTGATGAGTGAACGCTACCCGGCGGGGCTGTTCACGGAGGATGAGGTGAAGGTGTTGTACGAACTGGAAAACAACTGAAGAACACCGAAGAATAAGTGTGGGAGTGGGCTTGCCCCCGATAGTGGTGGGTCAGTCATTATTTCGTTGGCTGGCACACCGCAATCGGGGGCAAGCCCCCTCCCACATTGGTTGCGTCTGGCCTGATGGAATCTAGAAGCTGTAAGTGCCAGTCACCACCAGGCTACGTGGTTCGCCTGGCTGGATTTGCGCGACGCTAGTGGCTGAGGCGTAATAGTGTTTGTCGGCGATATTGTTCAGCGCCGCGCTGACGTCCCACGCCTTCTGACGGAACCCGGCCAGCGCGTCCCAGCGACCATATCCCGGTAACACCACGGTGTTGAGGTTGTCGGCATAACGATCACCGACCAGGGTCAGCCCGGTTTCCGCATACCAGCCCATCTCCGGTTTCCAGGTGATGAACAAACTGGCATTGCGCTTGGCCACGTCGCTGATGCGCTTGCCTTCGAAACCATTGTTGTCCTCATCGACCTTGGCATCCTGCAAGCCGATACCGCCACGCACGTACCAATTGCCGATGACCTTACCGGTGGCCGTCAGCTCGATACCGCGTGAAGTCTGCTTACCTGTCAGCAGGGTGATCGTGCGGTCCAGAGGGTCGCTGGTGCGACGGTTATAGAGTTCGAGTTCGTACACGGCCAGGGTGGTGCTCAAGCGGTCATCGAGCCAATCGCTTTTGACCCCGATTTCCTTCTGCTTGGTCAGCTCGGGGCTCAGGTCGTTGACGCTGCCGGCCGCATTCGGCGTGATGCCGATCAAGCCGCCGCCTGCCGGGGAGAAGGTTTTGCTCCACGAGGCATAGAACGAGTGATGCTCCAGCGGCGTCCACACCAGGCCCAAACGTGGGCTGGTGCTGTGGCTTTTCACGTCCTGCCGGGTGTTGAGCAGTTTGTTGGTGGTGTCCACTTCGAAGCGGTCATAACGCAGCCCGCCCAGCAGTTGCCACTGATCGTTCAGGCGCAGTTGATCCTGTACGTACAACGCGCGGCTTTCGACTTCAGTGTGGTTGTCGCTCGACAGGCTCATGCGTCCGGTATGGCGCAGATTACGATTGGGCCGGTTGAGGTCCAGGCTCGGCACGGCCTGGCCGCCCCGATTGGCTGCGGTGGCGGAGTAGAGTTTCGGATCGCGGCGCTGGCTGCCCAGTTCGATACCGGTGAGCAGGCGGTGCTCTAGCCCGAAGGTATCGAAACCACCTTCCACTTCGAGGTTGTTGAACACATTGCGGGTGGTCAGGTCCTGTTGCCAATGCTGGCGGCTGACGGTGTTGGTTTTCGCGTCGTAGCCGGTCTGGTAGGTGTTGTCGAAATCGCTGTCGAGCTTGAACACGCCCAGGGTGTGGCGCAGTTGCCAGTTGTCGTTGAGCTCATAGGCGAGCCTGGAGCGCAGGGACTGGGAGGTGTCATCGATGTAATCGCCACTGGAGAAGTAGGTGGTGCTACGACTCACATCGGCTGGGCGCCCGTTGACGCCAGGAATGCCACGGTCCGGCGTGCGGTTGTAGCGGCTGTATTCGTACTGCACCAACCAGTTCAGCTCGGGTGTGAGCTGCCAGCTCATCGACGGCGCGAACAACTGGCGGTTGCCACTGACGCCGTCGCGAAAGCTGTTGTTGTCCTGGTTGCCCATGTTCAGGCGCAGGCTGATGTCATCGCTGGGGTCGGTACTCAGGTCGGCATACAAGCTGCGCAAATCGTTGCTGCCGCCCTGGGCTTCGATGCTGGATTCGCGGCCGGGGGTTGGCAGCTTGCTCACACGGTTGACGATCCCGCCCTGGCCGCCGCGCCCGTAGAGCACTGCCGCCGGCCCCTTGAGCACTTCGATGCGCTCGATGTTGTGCAGGTCGCGCACGTATTGGCTGTCGTCGCGAATGCCGTCCAGGTAGAAGTCATTGCTCGCGTCGAAACCGCGGATACGCAGGCTGTCGAAACGTGTGTCGGCGCCGCTGCTGACGTTGGGAATACCGCTCAACGCCTGGCCCAGATCGTTAGTGCCATAGGCGCGCAGGTTTTCGGTTTTCACCGAATCGATGGCCTGGGGCACATAACGCACGGCAGTCGCAGTGCGCGTGGCGGTGTTGCTCTGCTTGACGCGTGGGTCGTCTTCGTCGACTTCGGCGTTGATCGAAGTGGCGGGCAAGACGGTGGTTGCACAGGCGAAACCGGCAGACAGCACTACAGAAAGCCCGAGGGAAAGGGGTGTCAGGCGAGGCGCAAGCATGGGGAAAAGTGTCCGAATTGTCAGAATGGAAAAGTGCGCGAATGGTAATGCTTTGCATTTGCTCGCGTGATCTATTCCCAAACGTACCGGCTGCTAATTTGTTACTTAATATGTTTTACAGGGGGAGAACAGGAATTTTCAGACCCTTCGCCGGGGCGCAATGGGTCTTTGCTTAGAATTATTTAGCCTAAATCCAAGTGGTTCACGAAATTGACACATAGTTCAACGCGCGCATAGGATTGCGTCCAACGCCTGTGGCTAACAGCCATGACTCATCCAATAAGAAAAGGCCCGCGGCAGTTCAGTCGTCCGCGGGCTTTGTTTTTTCTGGAGAAAGTCGACATCAGAAAGCGATACGGGGCCTGGTGTCATAGCGCGTACTCAACCAGTAATAAGGAATATAAGAACATGTTGAAGCAACGGATGAGTCTGATCGCTCTGGGGATTTTGAGCGCATCGACAGCCATGGCGAACGACCAGGAGCAATCCAAGGGTTTCGTTGAAGACAGCCACCTGAACATCGCAGCACGTAACGCCTACATCAGCCGTGACTACAAGAACGGCAAGCAGGACAAGGCCGAGTGGGGCCAAGGCTTTATCGGCAAGTTCGAGTCCGGCTTCACCCAGGGCACTGTGGGCGTGGGTGTGGACGTTATCGGCCAATACGCGATTCGTCTGGACGGCGGCAAGGGTCGCAGCGGTGCGGGCGGTATCGACTTCTTCAAGCAAGGCGATAGCGGCGAAGCTGCCAACGATCTGGCCAAAGGCGGCGCAGCCGTCAAGGCGCGTATTTCCAACACCGTGATCAAATACGGTCAGCAGATGCCAGCCGTGCCTGTGTTGCAGTACGACAATTCGCGTTTGTTGTCGGAAACCTACGAGGGCACCTCGATTGTTTCCAAGGAAATCGCCGGTCTGCAACTGGACGCCGGTCATTTCACCAAGGAAGCACGCAAGAGCGCCGAAGGTAGCGACAGCGGCCGTCTGAAAAGCATCAACTACATCGGTGGTAGCTACAAATTCACCGAAAGCCTGTCGGCTGCGTTGTATGCCTCCGACATGCAGGACGTGCTGAAGAAGCAGTACGTCAACGTCAACTACGTGCTGGCGCTGCCAGAGAAACAGTCGCTGACCTTTGACTTCAATGGCTACAAAACCAAGCTGGACCGCAGTTTCGCCCTGGAAAACCAAGGTGATGCGGACGCCCGCGACAACAAGATCTGGAGCTTGGGCGCTACCTGGGCCGTTGGCGCTCACAGCTTCACCCTCGCTCACCAGCGCAGCACCGGTGACACCGGCTACCTGTACGGCGGCTACCGCAACGCTGGCGGCATCGGCGACGGCGGCAATACCATCCTGCTGGCCAACTCCTACTGGTCCGACTTCAACGGCAAGGACGAGCGCTCCTGGCAGGCAGGCTACGGCATCGACTTCGCCACCTTCGGCGTACCGGGCCTGACCTACAACATCGCCTATGTACGCGGTACCAATATCGACGACGGCACTGGCCGTGGCGATGGTACCGAGCGTGAAATCTGGAACCAGTTCAAGTACGTGGTACAGAGCGGCCCGGCCAAAGACCTGAGCCTGCGTGCTCGCGCCTCGTGGTTGCGCGTTTCCAACAACGCCAGTAACTACAACGTAGGCGGTAACGAAATCCGCCTGTTCGCCGACTACCCGATCAACGTTTTCTAATTGATCGCAGGTCGCGCCTGATACCCGGCGATAAAAAACCCCGACTGGTTCGGGGTTTTTTTTATGTCTGAAGTTGACCGCGCCAGGCCTTGAGAGCCGCTCCGACAATAAAAATCCTATCGGAGTGCGATGGTGACCTTGCCTTTTGCTCTGCCCTGTTCGACGTACCGCAACGCCTCTGCAGTCGATGCAAAAGGGAAGGAACGGTCAACAACCGGTTTGATGACGCCAGCCTCAATCAGCGAGGTGATTTTCTGCAGCTGCATCCCGTCGGCATGCATGAACAAAAACGTATAGCTCACCCCCTGTTTGCGGGCTTTTCTGCGAATACCGCTGCTCAGCAGGCGCATGACCTGCCCCAGCACCCAAGGCAAGCCCTGCGCTTGGGCAAACTGCGCGGTCGGTGGCCCCGACAGAGAAATAAGCTGCCCGCCCGGCTTTAGTACCTTGACCGACTTCTCCAGTACATCAGTGCCGAGGCTGTTCAACACCACGTCGAAATCGCGCAACTCGTCGGCAAAATCCTGCTGCTTGTAATCGATGACCACATCCGCCCCGAGTGTTTTCACCCAATCCACGTTCGCCGTGCTGGTGGTGGTAGCAACGAACGCACCGAGGTGTTTGGCGAGTTGGATGGCAAGCGTGCCGACACCGCCGGATCCGGCATGAATCAGCACCTTCTGGCCTTTTTTCAGCCGGGCGGTTTCAACCAGCGCCTGCCAGGCCGTCAAGGCAGCCAAGGGGATGGACGCCGCTTCGGTCATGTCCAGGTTCGAGGGTTTGTGCGCCAGCGCGTTT
Above is a genomic segment from Pseudomonas sp. R5-89-07 containing:
- a CDS encoding aminotransferase, which produces MLLATLIHRASLPCPQLSLGQAADLLEQHYGLGGTLQSLGSQQDLNYRIDSAVGRFVLKICRGDYAANELLAQHAALNQLQGHAQLRVPKVIKALNGDELLTVSVDGQTLHLRLLDYIDGQPLTHLPHLGRDVIAGFGDLCGRMSLALATFTHPGLDRTLQWDPRHALELISHLVTTLPDLAHRAALEQVARQVEAHLRPLAAHLPWQAVHMDITDDNVVWQRDAQRRWQVQGVIDFGDLVHTWRIADLSVTCAALLHHADGDPFAILPAIQACHAVTPLQREELQVLWPLIVARAAVLVLSSEQQQRLDPDNAYLLKNAEHEWEIFHVATSVPFELMEAAILSCVGETLPALASQEFAPLLPGLVGREFALIDLGVLSPHFEAGNWETPGIDRRLLDEAAAVHGLAASRYGQYRLSRTRPDSGGEPDTFALHAELRLPHGTVLEAPFAGTLREGADGLLCLCAERLNLRLWGVKTLLSPGAGVVKGQMLGEVHGPLIVQLCRADLEPPLFCVPARAPAWQALCPSPAVLLGLACDAEPELDPEALLARRDASFARSQKHYYVDPPRIERGWRNHLIDMQGRSYLDMLNNVAVLGHGHPRMAAVAARQWSLLNTNSRFHYAAIAEFSERLLALAPKGMDRVFLVNSGTEANDLAIRLAWAYSGGRDMLSVLEAYHGWSVAADAVSTSIADNPQALSSRPDWVHPVMAPNTYRGEFRGPDSAPDYVRSVEHNLAKVAASQRQLAGFICEPVYGNAGGISLPPGYLQQVYGLVRAQGGVCIADEVQVGYGRMGHFFWGFEEQGVVPDIITMAKGMGNGQPLGAVITRRAIAEALEAEGYFFSSSGGSPVSCRIGIAVLDVMEEEGLWENAQVVGGYFKTRLQALIEHHPLVGAVHGSGFYLGLELVRDRQTLEPATQETALLCDRLRELGVFMQPTGDYLNILKIKPPMVTTRRSVDFFVDMLSKVLNEQL
- the aguA gene encoding agmatine deiminase; the encoded protein is MTTLHSTPRADGFHMPAEWAPQTQTWMIWPERPDNWRLGGKPAQAAHVAVAKAIARFEPVTVAVSAGQYENARSRLDVPNIRVVEMSSDDAWVRDTGPTFVINDSGEVRGVNWDFNAWGGFDGGLYAPWNRDAQVGGKILEIERASRYRTEGFVLEGGSIHVDGEGTLITTEECLLNRNRNPHLDRAAIEAVLSANLAVDKIIWLPDGLFNDETDGHVDNFCCYVRPGEVLLAWTDDPQDPNYSRCHAAMDVLQSSTDAQGRSFTVHKMPIPGPLYATEEECAGVDPVDGSQERNPSVRLAGSYVNFLIVNGGIIAPSFDDPLDHQAKQILQNLFPQHEVVMVPGRELLLGGGNIHCLTQQQPAPQRN
- a CDS encoding TonB-dependent siderophore receptor translates to MLAPRLTPLSLGLSVVLSAGFACATTVLPATSINAEVDEDDPRVKQSNTATRTATAVRYVPQAIDSVKTENLRAYGTNDLGQALSGIPNVSSGADTRFDSLRIRGFDASNDFYLDGIRDDSQYVRDLHNIERIEVLKGPAAVLYGRGGQGGIVNRVSKLPTPGRESSIEAQGGSNDLRSLYADLSTDPSDDISLRLNMGNQDNNSFRDGVSGNRQLFAPSMSWQLTPELNWLVQYEYSRYNRTPDRGIPGVNGRPADVSRSTTYFSSGDYIDDTSQSLRSRLAYELNDNWQLRHTLGVFKLDSDFDNTYQTGYDAKTNTVSRQHWQQDLTTRNVFNNLEVEGGFDTFGLEHRLLTGIELGSQRRDPKLYSATAANRGGQAVPSLDLNRPNRNLRHTGRMSLSSDNHTEVESRALYVQDQLRLNDQWQLLGGLRYDRFEVDTTNKLLNTRQDVKSHSTSPRLGLVWTPLEHHSFYASWSKTFSPAGGGLIGITPNAAGSVNDLSPELTKQKEIGVKSDWLDDRLSTTLAVYELELYNRRTSDPLDRTITLLTGKQTSRGIELTATGKVIGNWYVRGGIGLQDAKVDEDNNGFEGKRISDVAKRNASLFITWKPEMGWYAETGLTLVGDRYADNLNTVVLPGYGRWDALAGFRQKAWDVSAALNNIADKHYYASATSVAQIQPGEPRSLVVTGTYSF
- a CDS encoding OprD family porin — its product is MLKQRMSLIALGILSASTAMANDQEQSKGFVEDSHLNIAARNAYISRDYKNGKQDKAEWGQGFIGKFESGFTQGTVGVGVDVIGQYAIRLDGGKGRSGAGGIDFFKQGDSGEAANDLAKGGAAVKARISNTVIKYGQQMPAVPVLQYDNSRLLSETYEGTSIVSKEIAGLQLDAGHFTKEARKSAEGSDSGRLKSINYIGGSYKFTESLSAALYASDMQDVLKKQYVNVNYVLALPEKQSLTFDFNGYKTKLDRSFALENQGDADARDNKIWSLGATWAVGAHSFTLAHQRSTGDTGYLYGGYRNAGGIGDGGNTILLANSYWSDFNGKDERSWQAGYGIDFATFGVPGLTYNIAYVRGTNIDDGTGRGDGTEREIWNQFKYVVQSGPAKDLSLRARASWLRVSNNASNYNVGGNEIRLFADYPINVF
- a CDS encoding NADP-dependent oxidoreductase, producing MKAFFIDRYGKQNGRIGEVPDPAVGVHDVLVQVHATSVNPLDSKIRTGEFKLILPYTFPLILGNDLAGVVVRTGAAVTRFKPGDEVYARPPEARIGAFAELIAVDENALAHKPSNLDMTEAASIPLAALTAWQALVETARLKKGQKVLIHAGSGGVGTLAIQLAKHLGAFVATTTSTANVDWVKTLGADVVIDYKQQDFADELRDFDVVLNSLGTDVLEKSVKVLKPGGQLISLSGPPTAQFAQAQGLPWVLGQVMRLLSSGIRRKARKQGVSYTFLFMHADGMQLQKITSLIEAGVIKPVVDRSFPFASTAEALRYVEQGRAKGKVTIALR